A stretch of Microbacterium sp. LWH3-1.2 DNA encodes these proteins:
- a CDS encoding alpha/beta fold hydrolase: protein MRATARFRHQDEVHFIDAGDGVTMTLIRVRTDSEPTKGPVLLLHGVAMRAESFRPPVARTLVDVLLDDGWDVWMLNWRGSTDLDPRPWTLDDVALHDVPAAVRYVIAQTGAASLRTVAHCQGSTALSMAAVSGLVPEVDVIVSNGVSLHPVMPPFARVKLHTLRPLMQRTQSYVDVPWRDGPERALARVTRNAVRMWHAECGNASCNMASFALGSGHPALWRHANLDAATHDWVATEFGRVPMSFYAQLAASDRAGQLVSIRAKGGLPSGFATGVPQTQARFALFAGAENRAFLPESQRKTHAYLERHQPGRHSLTVLRGYGHADVFLGARAHIDVYPRVIAELNA, encoded by the coding sequence GTGAGGGCGACGGCGCGCTTCCGGCATCAGGACGAGGTCCACTTCATCGACGCCGGCGACGGCGTCACGATGACGCTCATCCGCGTGCGCACCGACTCCGAACCCACGAAGGGACCGGTCCTCCTGCTGCACGGCGTGGCGATGCGTGCGGAGTCGTTCCGACCACCCGTCGCCCGCACGCTCGTCGACGTGCTCCTCGACGACGGCTGGGACGTGTGGATGCTCAACTGGCGCGGTTCGACCGATCTCGACCCGCGCCCGTGGACGCTCGACGACGTCGCGCTCCACGACGTCCCCGCGGCCGTCCGCTACGTGATCGCACAGACCGGCGCCGCGTCCCTCAGGACCGTGGCGCACTGTCAGGGATCGACGGCCCTCAGCATGGCGGCGGTGAGCGGCCTCGTGCCCGAGGTCGACGTGATCGTATCGAACGGCGTGTCGTTGCATCCGGTCATGCCGCCGTTCGCGCGCGTGAAGCTTCACACGCTGCGGCCGCTCATGCAGCGCACGCAGTCCTACGTCGATGTCCCCTGGCGCGACGGCCCCGAGCGCGCGCTTGCCCGCGTGACACGAAACGCGGTGCGGATGTGGCACGCCGAGTGCGGCAACGCGAGCTGCAACATGGCGAGCTTCGCGCTCGGATCCGGGCATCCCGCGCTGTGGCGGCACGCGAATCTGGATGCTGCGACCCACGACTGGGTGGCGACGGAGTTCGGCCGCGTGCCGATGAGCTTCTACGCGCAGCTCGCCGCCTCCGATCGGGCGGGTCAGCTCGTGTCCATCCGCGCGAAGGGCGGACTCCCGTCGGGATTCGCGACCGGGGTGCCGCAGACGCAGGCGAGGTTCGCCTTGTTCGCGGGTGCTGAGAACAGGGCGTTCCTGCCCGAGAGCCAGAGGAAGACCCACGCGTACCTCGAACGGCACCAGCCAGGGCGACACTCGCTCACCGTGCTCCGTGGGTATGGCCACGCCGACGTCTTCCTCGGCGCGCGTGCCCACATCGACGTGTACCCGAGGGTCATCGCCGAGTTGAACGCCTGA
- a CDS encoding KTSC domain-containing protein, with protein sequence MRRHRLDSAAIVSAGYDADTAVLELEFTSGDVYRYFAVPPSVHRALREADSAGRFFQERIREVYPSEHVR encoded by the coding sequence GTGCGACGACACCGTCTCGATTCCGCGGCGATCGTGTCGGCCGGGTATGACGCCGACACGGCCGTGCTCGAACTCGAGTTCACGTCCGGCGATGTGTACCGCTACTTCGCGGTTCCGCCCTCGGTGCACCGGGCGCTCCGCGAGGCCGACAGTGCCGGCAGGTTCTTCCAGGAGCGGATCAGAGAGGTGTATCCCTCGGAGCACGTCCGCTGA
- a CDS encoding type II toxin-antitoxin system PemK/MazF family toxin gives MTQRSGLRGIVTRILRPHLATGSSTTARASEDGRSGPTATVEVAPPGRGALRITYVPDHDGAPDAGEIIWTWVPYAENDGRGKDRPLLVIARQSADRVYAVRLTSKPHDGDRDFLALGTGDWDPQGRPSWLDVEQLYSVHRDGMRREASALDPNRFVLVADALHRRYGWAVDN, from the coding sequence GTGACACAGCGAAGCGGGCTGCGCGGCATCGTGACCCGTATCCTCCGGCCCCACCTCGCGACAGGGTCCTCCACCACTGCACGCGCGTCCGAGGACGGCCGCAGCGGCCCGACGGCGACCGTGGAGGTGGCACCGCCCGGCAGGGGAGCGCTGCGGATCACGTACGTCCCGGACCACGACGGCGCCCCGGACGCGGGCGAGATCATCTGGACGTGGGTGCCGTACGCCGAGAACGACGGCCGCGGCAAGGACCGCCCGCTTCTCGTGATCGCGAGGCAGAGCGCAGATCGCGTATACGCCGTCCGTCTCACCAGTAAGCCGCACGACGGCGACCGGGATTTCCTCGCCCTCGGCACGGGGGACTGGGACCCGCAGGGTCGCCCGTCGTGGCTCGATGTCGAGCAGCTCTACAGCGTGCATCGCGACGGCATGCGGCGCGAGGCCTCCGCCCTCGACCCGAACCGATTCGTCCTCGTCGCCGACGCCCTACACCGTCGCTACGGCTGGGCCGTCGACAACTGA
- a CDS encoding ammonium transporter — MDQGNTAFILIAAALVLLMTPGLAFFYGGLVKAKSVISMMMLSFGAMGLIGVLWVLYGYAIAFPGSDGLVPPWSIDWSALGLQSLLETPEGAAYPPLAFVAFQATFAIITVALVSGAIADRAKFGSWMVFAAIWATIVYFPVASWVFNFGLAEDGSFAYGGWITYGMQEWFGVGAIDFAGGTAVHINAGAAALALALVLGKRVGFQKGVHVPHNPPFVLLGAGLLWFGWFGFNAGSELAADGTAALAFVNTIAAPAAALLAWLIVEKIKDGKPTSVGAASGAVAGLVAITPACASLDPVWAIVLGLLAGAVCALAIELKYKWGFDDSLDVVGIHLVGGLLGTLYLGFFAKSTGLFWTGNGTQLLVQAIAAFAVLIYSFVLAYVIGFAIEKTVGFRVKNEDEVAGIDTVVHGEEGYVLEGARG, encoded by the coding sequence ATGGATCAAGGCAACACCGCATTCATCCTGATAGCGGCAGCACTCGTCCTGTTGATGACGCCAGGACTTGCGTTCTTCTACGGCGGTCTGGTCAAGGCCAAGAGCGTCATCAGCATGATGATGCTGAGCTTCGGCGCCATGGGCCTCATCGGCGTGCTCTGGGTGCTCTACGGCTACGCGATCGCCTTCCCCGGCTCTGACGGCCTCGTGCCGCCGTGGTCGATCGACTGGTCGGCACTGGGCCTCCAGAGCCTGCTCGAGACCCCCGAGGGCGCCGCGTACCCGCCGCTCGCCTTCGTCGCCTTCCAGGCCACCTTCGCCATCATCACCGTCGCGCTCGTCTCGGGGGCGATCGCCGACCGGGCCAAGTTCGGCTCGTGGATGGTCTTCGCCGCCATCTGGGCGACGATCGTCTACTTCCCGGTCGCCAGCTGGGTGTTCAACTTCGGCCTCGCCGAGGACGGCAGCTTCGCCTACGGCGGCTGGATCACCTACGGCATGCAGGAGTGGTTCGGCGTCGGCGCGATCGACTTCGCAGGCGGCACCGCGGTGCACATCAACGCCGGTGCGGCGGCTCTCGCGCTCGCGCTCGTCCTCGGCAAGCGCGTCGGCTTCCAGAAGGGCGTCCACGTCCCGCACAACCCGCCGTTCGTGCTCCTCGGCGCCGGTCTGCTGTGGTTCGGCTGGTTCGGCTTCAACGCCGGTTCCGAGCTGGCCGCGGACGGCACCGCCGCGCTGGCGTTCGTCAACACGATCGCCGCTCCCGCGGCGGCGCTCCTCGCGTGGCTGATCGTCGAGAAGATCAAGGACGGCAAGCCCACGTCGGTCGGCGCCGCCTCTGGCGCGGTCGCGGGCCTCGTCGCGATCACCCCGGCGTGCGCCTCCCTGGACCCTGTCTGGGCGATCGTCCTCGGCCTGCTCGCCGGCGCCGTCTGCGCCCTGGCGATCGAGCTCAAGTACAAGTGGGGCTTCGACGACTCGCTCGACGTGGTCGGCATCCACTTGGTCGGCGGTCTCCTGGGAACCCTGTACCTCGGCTTCTTCGCCAAGAGCACCGGCCTTTTCTGGACCGGCAACGGCACCCAGCTGCTGGTGCAGGCGATCGCCGCCTTCGCCGTTCTGATCTACTCGTTCGTGCTGGCCTACGTCATCGGCTTCGCGATCGAGAAGACGGTCGGCTTCCGCGTCAAGAACGAGGACGAGGTCGCCGGCATCGACACCGTCGTGCACGGCGAGGAGGGCTACGTGCTCGAGGGCGCTCGCGGCTGA
- the zapE gene encoding cell division protein ZapE, with amino-acid sequence MTVSATRTGVVHLAERAPQLAGAEMVAALVPPPQFADATFDTYRADPAYPSQQEAKDLLQAFSGAAAPAKGGLFRRAKRPELKPGVYLDGGFGVGKTHLLASVYHAMPARRKYFGSFIEYTALVGALGYQNTVELFRGADLLCIDEFELDDPGDTMVMTRLLGELVTSGTRLAATSNTPPNALGEGRFAAQDFLREIHAMASSFQTIRIDGTDFRHRAVDGHAVVLDPPHYEAAIATAAATALASDDTFDALVAHLAHVHPSRYIRLIEGLAVVGLRDVTPFTDQSAALRFVAFIDRVYDAQLPIRATGTSLDLVFPEEMLAGGYRKKYLRAISRLVASTLA; translated from the coding sequence ATGACCGTCTCCGCCACCCGAACCGGCGTCGTCCACCTCGCGGAGCGCGCCCCGCAGCTCGCCGGCGCCGAGATGGTCGCCGCTCTGGTCCCGCCGCCCCAGTTCGCCGACGCGACGTTCGACACGTACCGCGCCGACCCGGCCTATCCATCCCAGCAGGAGGCGAAGGACCTGCTCCAGGCGTTCTCGGGGGCTGCCGCGCCGGCCAAGGGCGGCCTGTTCCGCCGCGCGAAGCGCCCTGAACTCAAGCCCGGCGTCTACCTCGACGGCGGGTTCGGCGTCGGCAAGACCCACCTCCTCGCCTCCGTGTACCACGCGATGCCGGCGCGTCGGAAGTACTTCGGATCCTTCATCGAGTACACCGCCCTCGTGGGTGCGCTCGGCTACCAGAACACCGTCGAGCTCTTCCGCGGCGCGGATCTGCTCTGCATCGACGAGTTCGAACTCGACGATCCCGGCGACACCATGGTCATGACGCGGCTGCTGGGCGAGCTCGTCACCTCGGGAACACGGCTGGCCGCGACATCCAACACGCCTCCCAACGCCCTCGGCGAGGGGCGCTTCGCCGCGCAGGACTTCCTCCGCGAGATCCACGCGATGGCCTCGAGCTTCCAGACCATCCGCATCGACGGCACGGACTTCCGCCACCGCGCGGTCGACGGGCATGCCGTCGTGCTCGACCCGCCCCACTACGAAGCGGCGATCGCGACCGCTGCCGCCACGGCGCTCGCATCCGACGACACGTTCGACGCGCTCGTCGCGCACCTCGCGCACGTCCACCCCTCGCGCTACATCCGCCTCATCGAAGGGCTGGCAGTCGTCGGTCTGAGGGACGTGACCCCTTTCACCGACCAGTCGGCTGCGCTGCGGTTCGTCGCGTTCATCGACCGCGTCTACGACGCGCAGCTGCCGATCCGCGCCACCGGCACGTCGCTCGACCTCGTCTTCCCCGAGGAGATGCTCGCGGGCGGCTACCGCAAGAAGTACCTGCGCGCGATCTCGCGGCTGGTCGCCTCGACACTCGCCTGA